From Equus przewalskii isolate Varuska chromosome 17, EquPr2, whole genome shotgun sequence, the proteins below share one genomic window:
- the DLX2 gene encoding homeobox protein DLX-2 isoform X1 — protein sequence MGARCMPHGKPHFLATCFFFLSSMRLSSPFLEGPVPRFGGGAGLRVAKLRLSSAQRFQEPASRLRPSPTPGTPGGREPLGSAGYAVLTIAFRCRERGPRARNSDSEREAKESPETPHHLLQLPAGGSSAAFPKDSVPGAARASRAGGVSGPHPDSGQDLVPESPIQVQEDVEKRGDTLGAAPWCQRLAALRFAACLGAGLLGLRRAAADGGWRRPRQRRQRRRQLRLQPEQRGLGFPGQLPLVPPGLGLRLAPAGRGAAAAPDADPAAAPPPPPPPRRRGRPGERGDDFLTTGRLRQRLREQRPVILSARPRSWRVSPTGPLTPPTPPRGCSGGMACPWPCSLARPPSCRELEGVCSPPGLLSKESGSGIGRATGHGRLSDLSPASDLPPPARPALRGRPAPSPPRAAS from the exons ATGGGCGCGCGGTGCATGCCTCATGGTAAACCTCATTTCCTTGCCACctgcttcttctttctttccagtatgcgcctttcttcccctttcctggaGGGTCCAGTTCCCAGGTTCGGCGGTGGCGCGGGTCTGCGGGTTGCAAAGTTGCGCCTGAGCTCGGCACAGCGTTTCCAGGAACCCGCGTCCAGGCTCAGGCCAAGTCCCACGCCGGGCACTCCCGGCGGTCGGGAACCCTTGGGCTCCGCTGGTTACGCGGTTCTCACGATTGCGTTTCGTTGCAGAGAAAGAGGACCTCGAGCCAGAAATTCGGATAGTGAACGGGAAGCCAAAGAAAGTCCGGAAACCCCGCACCATCTACTCCAGCTTCCAGCTGGCGGCTCTTCAGCGGCGTTTCCAAAAGACTCAGTACCTGGCGCTGCCCGAGCGAGCCGAGCTGGCGGCGTCTCTGGGCCTCACCCAGACTCAG GTCAAGATCTGGTTCCAGAATCGCCGATCCAAGTTCAAGAAGATGTGGAAAAGCGGGGAGATACCCTCGGAGCAGCACCCTGGTGCCAGCGCCTCGCCGCCTTGCGCTTCGCCGCCTGTCTCGGCGCCGGCCTCCTGGGACTTCGGCGCGCCGCAGCGGATGGGGGGTGGCGGCGGCCCcggcagcggcggcagcggcgcCGGCAGCTCCGGCTCCAGCCCGAGCAGCGCGGCCTCGGCTTTCCTGGGCAATTACCCTTGGTACCACCAGGCCTCGGGCTCCGCCTCGCACCTGCAGGCCGCGGCGCCGCTGCTGCACCCGACGCAGACCCCGCAGccgcaccaccaccaccaccaccaccacggcGGCGGGGGCGCCCCGGTGAGCGCGGGGACGATTTTCTAACCACAGGGAGACTGCGCCAGAGACTGAGAGAGCAGAGACCGGTTATCCTCAGTGCTCGCCCCCGGAGCTGGAGGGTCTCTCCAACTGGCCCGTTGACgcctcccacccctcccagagGTTGCTCGGGGGGGATGGcctgcccctggccctgctccctcGCGCGGCCACCCAGCTGCCGGGAACTGGAAGGCGTCTGCTCGCCCCCCGGGCTCCTCTCGAAGGAATCCGGCAGCGGCATAGGGAGGGCCACCGGCCACGGTCGCCTTTCAGACCTGAGCCCCGCCTCAGACTTGcctccccccgcccgccccgccctgcGAGGCCGTCCGGCGCCTTCCCCGCCGCGGGCCGCGAGCTGA
- the DLX2 gene encoding homeobox protein DLX-2 isoform X2: protein MTGVFDSLVADMHSTQITASSTYHQHQQPPSGGGAGPGSSNGSGLHKPQESPTLPVSTATDSSYYTNQQHPAGGGGGGGSPYAHMGSYQYHASGLNNVPYSAKSGYDLGYTAAYTSYAPYGTSSSPANNEPEKEDLEPEIRIVNGKPKKVRKPRTIYSSFQLAALQRRFQKTQYLALPERAELAASLGLTQTQVKIWFQNRRSKFKKMWKSGEIPSEQHPGASASPPCASPPVSAPASWDFGAPQRMGGGGGPGSGGSGAGSSGSSPSSAASAFLGNYPWYHQASGSASHLQAAAPLLHPTQTPQPHHHHHHHHGGGGAPVSAGTIF from the exons ATGACTGGAGTCTTTGACAGTCTGGTGGCTGATATGCACTCGACCCAGATCACGGCCTCCAGCACGTACCACCAGCACCAGCAGCCTCCGAGCGGCGGCGGCGCTGGCCCCGGCAGCAGCAACGGCAGCGGCCTCCACAAGCCCCAGGAGTCGCCCACCCTTCCGGTGTCCACAGCTACCGACAGCAGCTACTACACCAACCAGCAGCacccggcgggcggcggcggcggtgggggCTCGCCCTACGCGCACATGGGTTCCTACCAGTACCACGCCAGTGGCCTCAACAACGTCCCTTATTCCGCCAAGAGCGGCTACGACCTGGGCTACACCGCCGCCTACACCTCCTACGCGCCCTACGGGACCAGTTCGTCCCCAGCCAACAACGAACCCG AGAAAGAGGACCTCGAGCCAGAAATTCGGATAGTGAACGGGAAGCCAAAGAAAGTCCGGAAACCCCGCACCATCTACTCCAGCTTCCAGCTGGCGGCTCTTCAGCGGCGTTTCCAAAAGACTCAGTACCTGGCGCTGCCCGAGCGAGCCGAGCTGGCGGCGTCTCTGGGCCTCACCCAGACTCAG GTCAAGATCTGGTTCCAGAATCGCCGATCCAAGTTCAAGAAGATGTGGAAAAGCGGGGAGATACCCTCGGAGCAGCACCCTGGTGCCAGCGCCTCGCCGCCTTGCGCTTCGCCGCCTGTCTCGGCGCCGGCCTCCTGGGACTTCGGCGCGCCGCAGCGGATGGGGGGTGGCGGCGGCCCcggcagcggcggcagcggcgcCGGCAGCTCCGGCTCCAGCCCGAGCAGCGCGGCCTCGGCTTTCCTGGGCAATTACCCTTGGTACCACCAGGCCTCGGGCTCCGCCTCGCACCTGCAGGCCGCGGCGCCGCTGCTGCACCCGACGCAGACCCCGCAGccgcaccaccaccaccaccaccaccacggcGGCGGGGGCGCCCCGGTGAGCGCGGGGACGATTTTCTAA